In one Lycium barbarum isolate Lr01 chromosome 7, ASM1917538v2, whole genome shotgun sequence genomic region, the following are encoded:
- the LOC132603225 gene encoding uncharacterized protein LOC132603225 has product MTNEEMSDIEMIRKKVVDEWGVMPYFHQPFNLDESPDWRYPLKLIPESGHLQMLQRFLDTCDQFKSFDFSIKPMKAGGVKLCSYSELQQITDFKRFSLETLSGRLFRGTIREGYEERPVVVKTCDLLLPYRDGHFERLPKFCDEIELFMDEKANTHKNLAKLYAFCCDKRLAVVYDENVTCRLSDVFLNDDFGWDLRINVATQLADLLSWLHEKRIAVGSIIASCIMIDEEVNIKVFDFGFVSNHVNEDSKIPVEFFIGREAPEAIKGKRTMKSDVYIFALLLLELVTKKEYEYKINYLVERGEKKLVDESFKTVDDATAWEITKLISKCMVYDPNERPTMKEVFDALKAMRARGEKRKRAESEAE; this is encoded by the exons ATGACAAACGAGGAGATGAGTGACATTGAGATGATCAGAAAGAAAGTGGTGGATGAATGGGGTGTTATGCCATATTTTCATCAACCTTTCAACCTGGATGAGTCTCCTGATTGGCGTTACCCTTTGAAATTAATACCTGAAAGTGGCCATCTTCAAATGCTACAACGCTTTCTCGACACTTGCGACCAATTCAAAAG CTTCGACTTCTCAATTAAGCCAATGAAAGCTGGTGGGGTGAAGCTTTGCAGCTACTCCGAGTTGCAACAGATTACTGATTTCAAGCGTTTCAGCTTGGAGACTTTATCTGGAAGATTGTTCCGTGGCACCATTCGTGAAGGATATGAAGAACGGCCGGTGGTTGTAAAGACATGTGATCTTCTCCTTCCTTACCGTGATGGACATTTTGAACGTCTACCTAAATTTTGTGATGAGATCGAGTTATTCATGGATGAAAAAGCAAATACACATAAAAATTTGGCGAAATTGTATGCATTCTGTTGTGACAAGAGGCTTGCAGTTGTCTATGATGAAAATGTTACCTGTCGCTTGTCTGATGTGTTTCTGAACG ATGACTTTGGGTGGGACTTGCGGATAAACGTGGCAACTCAACTTGCTGATCTCTTGTCATGGTTGCATGAAAAGAGGATTGCAGTTGGCAGTATTATTGCGTCCTGCATTATGATAGATGAG GAAGTGAATATAAAAGTATTTGACTTTGGCTTCGTTTCTAATCATGTGAACGAGGATTCTAAAATTCCGGTTGAATTTTTTATCGGCAGGGAAGCTCCAGAGGCTATAAAAG GTAAGCGTACGATGAAATCTGATGTTTACATATTTGCCCTTCTACTGCTGGAGCTGGTAACTAAAAAGGAGTATGAATACAAAATTAATTATCTGGTTGAACGCGGCGAAAAAAAATTGGTTGATGAAAGCTTCAAAACAGTTGATGATGCAACTGCATGGGAGATCACAAAACTGATATCCAAGTGCATGGTTTACGATCCAAATGAAAGACCAACAATGAAGGAGGTTTTTGATGCTTTGAAAGCAATGAGAGCGAGGGGGGAGAAACGTAAAAGAGCTGAAAGTGAGGCAGAATAG